The Desulfatiglans sp. genome contains a region encoding:
- the nadC gene encoding carboxylating nicotinate-nucleotide diphosphorylase — protein sequence MLKDHILIDRIIKNALAEDLGPGDLTTDAIIGQDIIGRAVLEAREDIILAGLPVFMRVFSILDPLVTFETFYNDGERVPAGKIVCAIKGGMAVILKAERTALNLIQRMSGIATITSHYVEKAGSDRVKILDTRKTAPGLRLLDKYAVPIGGGHNHRFGLYDAILIKDNHIAVAGGIRKAIEAARTKAPDGIKIEVEVEDINGLNEAIEARADIILLDNMPPEQLKKAVKLVAGRALLEASGGITIENIKEIAATGVDMISVGALTHSVRAVDLGLEISSL from the coding sequence ATGCTTAAGGATCATATACTGATTGACCGGATTATTAAAAATGCCCTTGCAGAAGACCTTGGCCCTGGTGATCTCACAACTGACGCTATTATAGGGCAGGATATTATTGGCAGGGCAGTGCTTGAGGCAAGGGAGGATATCATACTTGCCGGGCTACCTGTCTTTATGAGGGTATTTTCCATACTTGATCCCTTGGTCACATTTGAGACATTTTATAATGACGGGGAGAGGGTCCCTGCGGGGAAAATAGTCTGTGCCATAAAGGGTGGCATGGCCGTTATCCTTAAGGCAGAGCGGACCGCCCTTAATCTTATTCAGAGGATGAGCGGTATTGCCACCATTACGAGCCATTATGTTGAAAAGGCAGGTTCTGACAGGGTAAAAATCTTGGATACAAGAAAGACTGCTCCTGGCCTGAGGCTGCTTGATAAGTATGCTGTACCCATAGGAGGGGGGCATAACCACCGTTTTGGTCTTTATGATGCGATACTTATCAAGGATAACCATATTGCGGTTGCTGGGGGTATCAGGAAGGCAATAGAGGCAGCAAGAACAAAGGCTCCTGACGGGATCAAGATCGAGGTTGAGGTAGAGGATATAAACGGCCTCAATGAGGCCATTGAGGCAAGGGCCGATATAATCCTTCTTGATAATATGCCTCCTGAACAGCTTAAAAAGGCGGTTAAACTGGTTGCCGGAAGGGCGCTCCTTGAGGCATCTGGCGGGATAACTATCGAGAATATCAAAGAGATTGCAGCGACAGGGGTGGATATGATCTCTGTGGGGGCGCTCACTCACTCTGTAAGGGCCGTTGACCTCGGACTTGAAATTTCAAGCCTGTAA